Proteins from a genomic interval of Medicago truncatula cultivar Jemalong A17 chromosome 3, MtrunA17r5.0-ANR, whole genome shotgun sequence:
- the LOC11442755 gene encoding neutral ceramidase 1 isoform X2, with product MEFDSFCDLNVWRVCGKMRFWSILLLLVLLKSDVMVVDCGSDYLVGLGSYDITGPAADVNLMGYAKTEQVASGIHFRLRARAFIVAASKGNRVVFVNIDACMASQVVTTKVIERLRVRYGDLYTENNVAISGTHTHAGPGGYLQYFLYIITSYGFVRQSFDVIVDGIEKSIVQAHENLRPGSIFVDEGELLDAGVNRSPSAYLNNPALERSKYKYNVDKEMTLLKFVDEEWGPVGSFNWFATHPTSMGRRNSLISGDNKGAASRFMEDWFEKKDSGRMDSDVLEDDGTPQRISNIIPGLRDNLGKQEAIDAWAYAHSDQHLSVCPQSHLKSYHELLEVAASFQSPPGRPATKTSSVTKRVRGAPRNADKPRFVAAFCQSNSGDVSPNVLGAFCLDTGLPCDFNHSTCGGRNELCYGQGPGYPDEFESTRIIGERQFRKAADLFNAADEEIKGEVDFRHAYIDFSKLEVTISDQGADKVVKTCPAAMGFAFAAGTTDGPGSFDFKQGDDKGSPFWKLVRNLVLTLSRKQIDCQHPKPILLDTGEMNIPYDWAPSILPIQILRVGQFIILSIPGEISTMAGRRLRDAVKTVLSSHKDFENVHIVISALSNAYSQYATTYEEYHVQRYEGASTLYGPHTLNAYIQEFKKLAKALVSGQPVESGPQPPNLLDKQVCLLPPVVVDGTPFGVNFGDVFSDIPQNSTFKSGEVVTVSFWSACPRNDLMTEGTFALVEFLQGKDTWVPAYDDDDFCLRFKWSRRFQLSPMSKATMEWRIPQGVTPGVYRISHFGAAKGLFGSINHFTGSSSAFVVVA from the exons ATGGAGTTTGATAGCTTTTGTGATTTGAATGTTTGGAGGGTATGtggaaaaatgagattttggagTATTTTGTTACTACTGGTGTTACTGAAGAGTGATGTTATGGTTGTGGATTGCGGTTCGGATTACTTGGTTGGTCTTGGAAGCTATGATATTACTGGTCCTGCTGCTGATGTTAATTTGATGGGGTATGCTAAAACAGAACAAGTTGCATCTGGTATTCATTTCAGGCTTCGTGCTCGTGCTTTTATTGTTGCAGCATCAAAGGGTAATAGGGTTGTGTTTGTGAATATTGATGCTTGTATGGCTTCACAAGTTGTGACAACCAAAGTGATTGAGAGGCTGAGAGTAAG ATATGGTGATTTATATACTGAAAATAATGTAGCTATTAGTGGAACTCACACTCATGCTGGTCCTGGGGGTTatcttcaatattttttgtatattatAACATCTTATGGATTTGTGCGTCAGTCCTTTGATGTCATTGTTGATGGCATTGAGAAAAGCATTGTCCAGGCTCATGAAAATCTCCGTCCTGGATCAATATTTGTTGATGAAG GAGAACTGTTAGACGCTGGTGTGAATCGCAGTCCCAGTGCTTATCTCAATAACCCTGCTTTAGAGAGAAGCAAATATAAGTATAATGTTGATAAAGAAATGACTCTTTTAAAGTTTGTTGATGAGGAATGGGGACCTGTTGGAAGCTTCAATTGGTTTGCTACTCACCCGACTTCAATGGGCCGTAGAAACTCATTAATCAGTGGGGACAATAAAGGTGCTGCTTCACGATTTATGGAAGATTGGTTTGAGAAAAAAGATTCTGGAAGAATGGATTCTGATGTACTCGAAGATGATGGAACACCACAAAGAATCTCAAATATAATTCCTGGACTTCGTGATAATC TTGGAAAACAGGAAGCAATTGATGCTTGGGCATATGCACATTCTGACCAGCATTTGTCTGTATGTCCTCAATCACACCTCAAATCAT ATCATGAATTATTGGAAGTTGCTGCTTCTTTCCAGTCTCCTCCTGGTAGACCAGCAACCAAAACGTCGAGTGTCACTAAACGAGTGAGAGGTGCTCCTAGGAATGCTGACAAGCCTAGATTTGTAGCTGCATTTTGCCAGTCAAATTCTGGAGATGTCAGTCCAAATGTTCTTGGAGCTTTTTGTCTAGACACTGGACTACCTTGTGACTTCAATCACAGTACATGTGGAGGGAGGAATGAGTTATGCTATGGCCAAGGACCTGG TTATCCAGATGAATTTGAAAGCACTCGCATTATAGGGGAAAGACAATTCAGAAAAGCAGCAGATCTTTTCAATGCAGCAGATGAAGAGATTAAAGGGGAGGTTGATTTTCGACATGCCTATATTGATTTCTCCAAACTTGAGGTAACTATTTCTGATCAAGGAGCTGACAAGGTTGTAAAGACGTGCCCTGCTGCAATGGGTTTTGCATTTGCTGCCGGAACAACAGATGGACCTGGGTCTTTTGATTTTAAGCAAGGTGACGATAAG GGCAGTCCTTTCTGGAAGCTAGTCCGCAACCTAGTTTTGACACTAAGCAGGAAACAAATAGATTGTCAGCACCCAAAGCCCATATTGCTTGATACTGGTGAAATGAATATACCATATGATTGGGCA CCTTCAATACTTCCAATTCAGATCCTCCGAGTTGGGCAGTTTATCATACTTTCTATACCAGGAG AAATCTCAACAATGGCTGGGAGGCGACTACGTGATGCAGTGAAAACGGTACTAAGTAGTCACAAAGATTTTGAAAACGTTCATATTGTTATATCAGCGTTGAGCAATGCTTATTCTCAGTACGCAACTACATATGAAGAATACCATGTGCAAAGATATGAG GGTGCTTCTACACTATATGGTCCACACACGTTGAATGCATACATTCAAGAATTTAAGAAGCTTGCAAAGGCTCTTGTCAGCGGGCAACCTGTAGAATCCGGCCCACAACCTCCTAATCTTCTGGATAAGCAAGTATGCTTGCTACCACCAGTTGTGGTGGATGGAACCCCTTTTGGAGTAAATTTTGGCGATGTTTTCTCCGACATACCTCAAAACTCCACCTTTAAGAGTGGTGAAGTTGTGACAGTTTCATTCTGGTCCGCGTGCCCTCGTAATGACCTTATGACAGAAGGCACCTTTGCACTGGTGGAATTTCTCCAAGGAAAAGATACTTGGGTTCCTgcctatgatgatgatgatttctgTCTGCGATTTAAGTGGTCAAGGCGTTTTCAACTCAGTCCTATGAGTAAAGCAACCATGGAATGGAGGATACCACAGGGTGTGACTCCTGGTGTGTATAGAATAAGTCACTTTGGCGCTGCAAAGGGATTGTTTGGATCGATTAACCACTTTACAGGTTCATCAAGTGCATTTGTTGTAGTAGcgtaa
- the LOC11442755 gene encoding neutral ceramidase 1 isoform X3 has translation MEFDSFCDLNVWRVCGKMRFWSILLLLVLLKSDVMVVDCGSDYLVGLGSYDITGPAADVNLMGYAKTEQVASGIHFRLRARAFIVAASKGNRVVFVNIDACMASQVVTTKVIERLRVRYGDLYTENNVAISGTHTHAGPGGYLQYFLYIITSYGFVRQSFDVIVDGIEKSIVQAHENLRPGSIFVDEGELLDAGVNRSPSAYLNNPALERSKYKYNVDKEMTLLKFVDEEWGPVGSFNWFATHPTSMGRRNSLISGDNKGAASRFMEDWFEKKDSGRMDSDVLEDDGTPQRISNIIPGLRDNHHELLEVAASFQSPPGRPATKTSSVTKRVRGAPRNADKPRFVAAFCQSNSGDVSPNVLGAFCLDTGLPCDFNHSTCGGRNELCYGQGPGYPDEFESTRIIGERQFRKAADLFNAADEEIKGEVDFRHAYIDFSKLEVTISDQGADKVVKTCPAAMGFAFAAGTTDGPGSFDFKQGDDKGSPFWKLVRNLVLTLSRKQIDCQHPKPILLDTGEMNIPYDWAPSILPIQILRVGQFIILSIPGEISTMAGRRLRDAVKTVLSSHKDFENVHIVISALSNAYSQYATTYEEYHVQRYEGASTLYGPHTLNAYIQEFKKLAKALVSGQPVESGPQPPNLLDKQVCLLPPVVVDGTPFGVNFGDVFSDIPQNSTFKSGEVVTVSFWSACPRNDLMTEGTFALVEFLQGKDTWVPAYDDDDFCLRFKWSRRFQLSPMSKATMEWRIPQGVTPGVYRISHFGAAKGLFGSINHFTGSSSAFVVVA, from the exons ATGGAGTTTGATAGCTTTTGTGATTTGAATGTTTGGAGGGTATGtggaaaaatgagattttggagTATTTTGTTACTACTGGTGTTACTGAAGAGTGATGTTATGGTTGTGGATTGCGGTTCGGATTACTTGGTTGGTCTTGGAAGCTATGATATTACTGGTCCTGCTGCTGATGTTAATTTGATGGGGTATGCTAAAACAGAACAAGTTGCATCTGGTATTCATTTCAGGCTTCGTGCTCGTGCTTTTATTGTTGCAGCATCAAAGGGTAATAGGGTTGTGTTTGTGAATATTGATGCTTGTATGGCTTCACAAGTTGTGACAACCAAAGTGATTGAGAGGCTGAGAGTAAG ATATGGTGATTTATATACTGAAAATAATGTAGCTATTAGTGGAACTCACACTCATGCTGGTCCTGGGGGTTatcttcaatattttttgtatattatAACATCTTATGGATTTGTGCGTCAGTCCTTTGATGTCATTGTTGATGGCATTGAGAAAAGCATTGTCCAGGCTCATGAAAATCTCCGTCCTGGATCAATATTTGTTGATGAAG GAGAACTGTTAGACGCTGGTGTGAATCGCAGTCCCAGTGCTTATCTCAATAACCCTGCTTTAGAGAGAAGCAAATATAAGTATAATGTTGATAAAGAAATGACTCTTTTAAAGTTTGTTGATGAGGAATGGGGACCTGTTGGAAGCTTCAATTGGTTTGCTACTCACCCGACTTCAATGGGCCGTAGAAACTCATTAATCAGTGGGGACAATAAAGGTGCTGCTTCACGATTTATGGAAGATTGGTTTGAGAAAAAAGATTCTGGAAGAATGGATTCTGATGTACTCGAAGATGATGGAACACCACAAAGAATCTCAAATATAATTCCTGGACTTCGTGATAATC ATCATGAATTATTGGAAGTTGCTGCTTCTTTCCAGTCTCCTCCTGGTAGACCAGCAACCAAAACGTCGAGTGTCACTAAACGAGTGAGAGGTGCTCCTAGGAATGCTGACAAGCCTAGATTTGTAGCTGCATTTTGCCAGTCAAATTCTGGAGATGTCAGTCCAAATGTTCTTGGAGCTTTTTGTCTAGACACTGGACTACCTTGTGACTTCAATCACAGTACATGTGGAGGGAGGAATGAGTTATGCTATGGCCAAGGACCTGG TTATCCAGATGAATTTGAAAGCACTCGCATTATAGGGGAAAGACAATTCAGAAAAGCAGCAGATCTTTTCAATGCAGCAGATGAAGAGATTAAAGGGGAGGTTGATTTTCGACATGCCTATATTGATTTCTCCAAACTTGAGGTAACTATTTCTGATCAAGGAGCTGACAAGGTTGTAAAGACGTGCCCTGCTGCAATGGGTTTTGCATTTGCTGCCGGAACAACAGATGGACCTGGGTCTTTTGATTTTAAGCAAGGTGACGATAAG GGCAGTCCTTTCTGGAAGCTAGTCCGCAACCTAGTTTTGACACTAAGCAGGAAACAAATAGATTGTCAGCACCCAAAGCCCATATTGCTTGATACTGGTGAAATGAATATACCATATGATTGGGCA CCTTCAATACTTCCAATTCAGATCCTCCGAGTTGGGCAGTTTATCATACTTTCTATACCAGGAG AAATCTCAACAATGGCTGGGAGGCGACTACGTGATGCAGTGAAAACGGTACTAAGTAGTCACAAAGATTTTGAAAACGTTCATATTGTTATATCAGCGTTGAGCAATGCTTATTCTCAGTACGCAACTACATATGAAGAATACCATGTGCAAAGATATGAG GGTGCTTCTACACTATATGGTCCACACACGTTGAATGCATACATTCAAGAATTTAAGAAGCTTGCAAAGGCTCTTGTCAGCGGGCAACCTGTAGAATCCGGCCCACAACCTCCTAATCTTCTGGATAAGCAAGTATGCTTGCTACCACCAGTTGTGGTGGATGGAACCCCTTTTGGAGTAAATTTTGGCGATGTTTTCTCCGACATACCTCAAAACTCCACCTTTAAGAGTGGTGAAGTTGTGACAGTTTCATTCTGGTCCGCGTGCCCTCGTAATGACCTTATGACAGAAGGCACCTTTGCACTGGTGGAATTTCTCCAAGGAAAAGATACTTGGGTTCCTgcctatgatgatgatgatttctgTCTGCGATTTAAGTGGTCAAGGCGTTTTCAACTCAGTCCTATGAGTAAAGCAACCATGGAATGGAGGATACCACAGGGTGTGACTCCTGGTGTGTATAGAATAAGTCACTTTGGCGCTGCAAAGGGATTGTTTGGATCGATTAACCACTTTACAGGTTCATCAAGTGCATTTGTTGTAGTAGcgtaa
- the LOC11442755 gene encoding neutral ceramidase 1 isoform X1 — protein sequence MEFDSFCDLNVWRVCGKMRFWSILLLLVLLKSDVMVVDCGSDYLVGLGSYDITGPAADVNLMGYAKTEQVASGIHFRLRARAFIVAASKGNRVVFVNIDACMASQVVTTKVIERLRVRYGDLYTENNVAISGTHTHAGPGGYLQYFLYIITSYGFVRQSFDVIVDGIEKSIVQAHENLRPGSIFVDEGELLDAGVNRSPSAYLNNPALERSKYKYNVDKEMTLLKFVDEEWGPVGSFNWFATHPTSMGRRNSLISGDNKGAASRFMEDWFEKKDSGRMDSDVLEDDGTPQRISNIIPGLRDNQVGKQEAIDAWAYAHSDQHLSVCPQSHLKSYHELLEVAASFQSPPGRPATKTSSVTKRVRGAPRNADKPRFVAAFCQSNSGDVSPNVLGAFCLDTGLPCDFNHSTCGGRNELCYGQGPGYPDEFESTRIIGERQFRKAADLFNAADEEIKGEVDFRHAYIDFSKLEVTISDQGADKVVKTCPAAMGFAFAAGTTDGPGSFDFKQGDDKGSPFWKLVRNLVLTLSRKQIDCQHPKPILLDTGEMNIPYDWAPSILPIQILRVGQFIILSIPGEISTMAGRRLRDAVKTVLSSHKDFENVHIVISALSNAYSQYATTYEEYHVQRYEGASTLYGPHTLNAYIQEFKKLAKALVSGQPVESGPQPPNLLDKQVCLLPPVVVDGTPFGVNFGDVFSDIPQNSTFKSGEVVTVSFWSACPRNDLMTEGTFALVEFLQGKDTWVPAYDDDDFCLRFKWSRRFQLSPMSKATMEWRIPQGVTPGVYRISHFGAAKGLFGSINHFTGSSSAFVVVA from the exons ATGGAGTTTGATAGCTTTTGTGATTTGAATGTTTGGAGGGTATGtggaaaaatgagattttggagTATTTTGTTACTACTGGTGTTACTGAAGAGTGATGTTATGGTTGTGGATTGCGGTTCGGATTACTTGGTTGGTCTTGGAAGCTATGATATTACTGGTCCTGCTGCTGATGTTAATTTGATGGGGTATGCTAAAACAGAACAAGTTGCATCTGGTATTCATTTCAGGCTTCGTGCTCGTGCTTTTATTGTTGCAGCATCAAAGGGTAATAGGGTTGTGTTTGTGAATATTGATGCTTGTATGGCTTCACAAGTTGTGACAACCAAAGTGATTGAGAGGCTGAGAGTAAG ATATGGTGATTTATATACTGAAAATAATGTAGCTATTAGTGGAACTCACACTCATGCTGGTCCTGGGGGTTatcttcaatattttttgtatattatAACATCTTATGGATTTGTGCGTCAGTCCTTTGATGTCATTGTTGATGGCATTGAGAAAAGCATTGTCCAGGCTCATGAAAATCTCCGTCCTGGATCAATATTTGTTGATGAAG GAGAACTGTTAGACGCTGGTGTGAATCGCAGTCCCAGTGCTTATCTCAATAACCCTGCTTTAGAGAGAAGCAAATATAAGTATAATGTTGATAAAGAAATGACTCTTTTAAAGTTTGTTGATGAGGAATGGGGACCTGTTGGAAGCTTCAATTGGTTTGCTACTCACCCGACTTCAATGGGCCGTAGAAACTCATTAATCAGTGGGGACAATAAAGGTGCTGCTTCACGATTTATGGAAGATTGGTTTGAGAAAAAAGATTCTGGAAGAATGGATTCTGATGTACTCGAAGATGATGGAACACCACAAAGAATCTCAAATATAATTCCTGGACTTCGTGATAATC AAGTTGGAAAACAGGAAGCAATTGATGCTTGGGCATATGCACATTCTGACCAGCATTTGTCTGTATGTCCTCAATCACACCTCAAATCAT ATCATGAATTATTGGAAGTTGCTGCTTCTTTCCAGTCTCCTCCTGGTAGACCAGCAACCAAAACGTCGAGTGTCACTAAACGAGTGAGAGGTGCTCCTAGGAATGCTGACAAGCCTAGATTTGTAGCTGCATTTTGCCAGTCAAATTCTGGAGATGTCAGTCCAAATGTTCTTGGAGCTTTTTGTCTAGACACTGGACTACCTTGTGACTTCAATCACAGTACATGTGGAGGGAGGAATGAGTTATGCTATGGCCAAGGACCTGG TTATCCAGATGAATTTGAAAGCACTCGCATTATAGGGGAAAGACAATTCAGAAAAGCAGCAGATCTTTTCAATGCAGCAGATGAAGAGATTAAAGGGGAGGTTGATTTTCGACATGCCTATATTGATTTCTCCAAACTTGAGGTAACTATTTCTGATCAAGGAGCTGACAAGGTTGTAAAGACGTGCCCTGCTGCAATGGGTTTTGCATTTGCTGCCGGAACAACAGATGGACCTGGGTCTTTTGATTTTAAGCAAGGTGACGATAAG GGCAGTCCTTTCTGGAAGCTAGTCCGCAACCTAGTTTTGACACTAAGCAGGAAACAAATAGATTGTCAGCACCCAAAGCCCATATTGCTTGATACTGGTGAAATGAATATACCATATGATTGGGCA CCTTCAATACTTCCAATTCAGATCCTCCGAGTTGGGCAGTTTATCATACTTTCTATACCAGGAG AAATCTCAACAATGGCTGGGAGGCGACTACGTGATGCAGTGAAAACGGTACTAAGTAGTCACAAAGATTTTGAAAACGTTCATATTGTTATATCAGCGTTGAGCAATGCTTATTCTCAGTACGCAACTACATATGAAGAATACCATGTGCAAAGATATGAG GGTGCTTCTACACTATATGGTCCACACACGTTGAATGCATACATTCAAGAATTTAAGAAGCTTGCAAAGGCTCTTGTCAGCGGGCAACCTGTAGAATCCGGCCCACAACCTCCTAATCTTCTGGATAAGCAAGTATGCTTGCTACCACCAGTTGTGGTGGATGGAACCCCTTTTGGAGTAAATTTTGGCGATGTTTTCTCCGACATACCTCAAAACTCCACCTTTAAGAGTGGTGAAGTTGTGACAGTTTCATTCTGGTCCGCGTGCCCTCGTAATGACCTTATGACAGAAGGCACCTTTGCACTGGTGGAATTTCTCCAAGGAAAAGATACTTGGGTTCCTgcctatgatgatgatgatttctgTCTGCGATTTAAGTGGTCAAGGCGTTTTCAACTCAGTCCTATGAGTAAAGCAACCATGGAATGGAGGATACCACAGGGTGTGACTCCTGGTGTGTATAGAATAAGTCACTTTGGCGCTGCAAAGGGATTGTTTGGATCGATTAACCACTTTACAGGTTCATCAAGTGCATTTGTTGTAGTAGcgtaa
- the LOC120579743 gene encoding uncharacterized protein, translating to MSIHKAYTILMSLELGSIGIMYQVATMADMSLPTTMIIFHFSGVIGCETLLWILLPKFWNWYIINLFLLMVISLCFFNCILNIPKLFRSNDAHPSNLEQQEAQV from the exons ATGAGTATCCATAAAGCATATACTATTCTGATGAGTTTGGAGTTGGGTTCAATTGGAATTATGTATCAAG TTGCAACCATGGCTGACATGAGCTTACCAACTACTATGATCATATTCCACTTTTCTGGTGTTATTGGATGTGAGACACTTCTTTGGATTCTACTCCCTAAGTTCTGGAATTGGTATATCATCAATCTATTCCTTTTAATGGTTATTTCATTATGTTTCTTCAACTGCATCCTTAATATCCCTAAGCTCTTCCGTTCAAATGATGCTCACCCTTCAAATTTGGAACAACAAGAAGCTCAGGTTTAA